In the genome of Bubalus kerabau isolate K-KA32 ecotype Philippines breed swamp buffalo chromosome 8, PCC_UOA_SB_1v2, whole genome shotgun sequence, one region contains:
- the SLC35B4 gene encoding nucleotide sugar transporter SLC35B4 isoform X2, whose translation MRPAFAVGLVFAGCCSNVIFLELLARRHPGCGNIVTFAQFLFIAVEGFLFEADLGRKRPAIPIRYYAIMVTMFFTVSVVNNYALNLNIAMPLHMIFRSGSLIANMILGIIILKKRYSIFKYTSIALVSVGIFVCTFMSAKQVTSQSSSTENDGFQAFAWWLLGIGALTFALLMSARMGIFQETLYKQFGKHSKEALFYNHALPLPGFIFLASDIYDHAVLFNNSELYQVPVVGVTVPIMWFYLLMNVITQTGILHGVLSRRSLRTAVAGTLFSGSWNMNIEATDLARRFSC comes from the exons GAGACACCCAGGATGTGGGAACATTGTGACATTTGCACAGTTTTTATTTATCGCTGTGGAAGGCTTCCTCTTTGAGGCTGATTTGGGAAGGAAGCGTCCGGCTATCCCAATAAG GTACTACGCCATAATGGTGACCATGTTCTTCACCGTCAGCGTGGTGAACAACTATGCCCTGAATCTCAACATTGCCATGCCCCTGCACATGATATTTAGATCT GGTTCTCTAATTGCCAACATGATTCTAGGAattatcattttgaaaaaaag aTACAGTATCTTCAAATATACCTCCATTGCCCTGGTGTCTGTGGGGATATTTGTTTGCACTTTCATGTCAGCAAAGCAGGTG ACTTCCCAGTCCAGCTCAACTGAGAATGATGGATTCCAGGCATTTGCGTGGTGGTTGCTAG GCATTGGGGCACTGACTTTCGCTCTTCTGATGTCCGCAAGGATGGGTATTTTCCAAGAGACTCTGTACAAACAATTCGGGAAACACTCCAAGGAGGCTTTGTTTTATAAT CATGCCCTTCCACTTCCTGGTTTCATCTTCTTGGCTTCTGACATTTATGACCATGCAGTTCTGTTCAATAATTCTG AACTGTATCAGGTTCCAGTGGTTGGTGTGACCGTGCCCATCATGTGGTTCTACCTCCTCATGAACGTCATCACTCA GACAGGAATTCTGCATGGTGTTCTATCAAGGAGGAGCCTCAGGACAGCCGTGGCCGGCACCCTGTTTTCTGGTTCCTGGAATATGAACATTGAAGCCACAGACCTTGCCAGAAGGTTCTCCTGCTAA
- the SLC35B4 gene encoding nucleotide sugar transporter SLC35B4 isoform X1 codes for MRPAFAVGLVFAGCCSNVIFLELLARRHPGCGNIVTFAQFLFIAVEGFLFEADLGRKRPAIPIRYYAIMVTMFFTVSVVNNYALNLNIAMPLHMIFRSGSLIANMILGIIILKKRYSIFKYTSIALVSVGIFVCTFMSAKQVTSQSSSTENDGFQAFAWWLLGIGALTFALLMSARMGIFQETLYKQFGKHSKEALFYNHALPLPGFIFLASDIYDHAVLFNNSELYQVPVVGVTVPIMWFYLLMNVITQYVCIRGVFILTTECASLTVTLVVTLRKFVSLIFSILYFQNPFTLWHWLGTLFVFIGTLMYTEVWNNLGATKGQPQKEEKKN; via the exons GAGACACCCAGGATGTGGGAACATTGTGACATTTGCACAGTTTTTATTTATCGCTGTGGAAGGCTTCCTCTTTGAGGCTGATTTGGGAAGGAAGCGTCCGGCTATCCCAATAAG GTACTACGCCATAATGGTGACCATGTTCTTCACCGTCAGCGTGGTGAACAACTATGCCCTGAATCTCAACATTGCCATGCCCCTGCACATGATATTTAGATCT GGTTCTCTAATTGCCAACATGATTCTAGGAattatcattttgaaaaaaag aTACAGTATCTTCAAATATACCTCCATTGCCCTGGTGTCTGTGGGGATATTTGTTTGCACTTTCATGTCAGCAAAGCAGGTG ACTTCCCAGTCCAGCTCAACTGAGAATGATGGATTCCAGGCATTTGCGTGGTGGTTGCTAG GCATTGGGGCACTGACTTTCGCTCTTCTGATGTCCGCAAGGATGGGTATTTTCCAAGAGACTCTGTACAAACAATTCGGGAAACACTCCAAGGAGGCTTTGTTTTATAAT CATGCCCTTCCACTTCCTGGTTTCATCTTCTTGGCTTCTGACATTTATGACCATGCAGTTCTGTTCAATAATTCTG AACTGTATCAGGTTCCAGTGGTTGGTGTGACCGTGCCCATCATGTGGTTCTACCTCCTCATGAACGTCATCACTCA GTACGTGTGCATCCGGGGCGTCTTCATTCTCACCACAGAATGCGCCTCCCTCACCGTCACCCTCGTCGTGACGCTGCGCAAGTTCGTCAGCCTCATCTTTTCCATCTTGTACTTCCAGAACCCTTTCACCCTGTGGCACTGGCTGGGCACCTTGTTTGTCTTCATTGGGACTCTCATGTACACAGAGGTGTGGAACAACCTGGGGGCCACCAAAGGCCAGCCTcagaaggaggagaagaagaacTGA